A region from the Hydra vulgaris chromosome 08, alternate assembly HydraT2T_AEP genome encodes:
- the LOC136083436 gene encoding uncharacterized protein LOC136083436, whose protein sequence is MLIFSIGLLAIIRELSVLIFNLKAQIRILEVEKKNDTRQYQVKPHKTPSKQIIKTIKEKKTYEVLIRNDKLCNFYTNISSIKLFHKLHDFLLPFVKRRFKSTLVSNTKRTLQKHHKQIGRPRKLCSKDEFLLVLMKLRLGNLYQDLAVRFNVAVSTCSEIFQSWIRAMAKSLSCVIFTPDQEIMRAITPVRFGKYSDTIGVIDCSKIFIETPRNLELQVATWLDYKHHNTMKFLLSVGPNGFITFISEAYTGRCSDKFITNDSDFLKTVPSQSRIMADKGFSIGNECSSSSIYFTVPPGRRGISQMPPAELIKTTEVAKLRIVVEQVIRGLKHTEFYPMSFR, encoded by the coding sequence atgcttattttttcaattggATTATTAGCAATAATAAGAGAACTTTCAGTTctcatatttaatttaaaggcTCAAATACGAATTCTCgaagttgaaaaaaagaatgataCTAGACAGTACCAAGTTAAACCTCATAAAACTCCTTCTAAACAAATTATCAagacaataaaagaaaaaaaaacttatgaagtACTAATAAGAAATGATAAGTTATGTAATTTCTATACTAATATATCTTCCATAAAACTATTCCACAAGCTTCATGACTTCTTGCTaccatttgtaaaaagaagGTTTAAGTCTACTTTAGTTTCTAATACAAAAAGAACCTTACAAAAACACCATAAACAAATAGGAAGACCAAGAAAACTATGTTCTAAAGATGAATTCTTGCTTGTTTTAATGAAGTTGAGATTAGGAAACTTGTATCAAGATTTGGCTGTTAGGTTTAATGTTGCAGTTTCAACTTGTTCTGAAATTTTTCAATCATGGATAAGAGCAATGGCTAAATCATTATCTTGTGTTATTTTTACTCCTGATCAAGAAATCATGCGTGCTATTACTCCTGTAAGGTTTGGAAAATATTCAGATACAATAGGAGTGATTGAttgttctaaaatatttattgaaacaCCTAGAAATTTAGAGCTCCAAGTTGCTACCTGGTTAGATTATAAACACCACAACACTATGAAGTTTTTACTTTCAGTAGGGCCAAAtggttttataacatttatttctgAAGCATACACTGGAAGATGTTCAgacaaatttattacaaatgattcagactttttaaaaacagttccaTCGCAATCCAGAATAATGGCAGATAAAGGATTTTCTATTGGAAATGAATGTTCAAGTAGTAGTATTTACTTTACAGTTCCTCCTGGTAGACGAGGTATTTCACAAATGCCACCTGCTGAGTTGATAAAGACAACTGAAGTGGCTAAATTAAGGATAGTTGTAGAACAAGTTATCCGCGGATTAAAACACACAGAATTCTATCCAATGAGTTTCCGATAA